One genomic region from Roseinatronobacter sp. S2 encodes:
- a CDS encoding FMN-binding negative transcriptional regulator, which produces MYLPDHFQEVDPTEIEALITAHPLACIAAQTEAGLIANHMPLLRGKEGELIGHVALANDMHRLIADGQEILAIFQGADGYISPNYYPSKSDHHRHVPTWNYQVVHVHGKITFHHDVRSKRAAVGLLTSRHERRLHGDAAWKMSDAPADYIGAMLDAIVAFRICVSRTVAKSKLSQNRDPRDHRGAADGLRAAGNADLADKMVQPDPKSAQPI; this is translated from the coding sequence ATGTATCTGCCCGACCATTTTCAAGAAGTCGACCCGACCGAGATCGAAGCGCTGATCACCGCCCATCCGCTGGCATGCATCGCCGCGCAGACGGAGGCGGGCCTGATTGCCAATCACATGCCTTTGCTGCGCGGCAAGGAGGGTGAATTGATCGGTCATGTGGCGCTGGCCAACGACATGCACCGGCTGATTGCCGACGGGCAGGAAATTCTGGCAATATTCCAGGGCGCAGACGGCTATATCTCGCCAAACTACTACCCAAGCAAGTCAGACCATCACCGCCATGTGCCGACGTGGAACTATCAGGTCGTCCATGTCCATGGCAAGATCACCTTCCACCACGACGTTCGGTCAAAACGTGCCGCTGTTGGCCTGCTGACCAGCCGCCACGAACGCCGCCTTCATGGAGACGCCGCCTGGAAAATGTCCGACGCTCCGGCGGACTACATCGGCGCCATGCTGGATGCGATTGTGGCCTTCCGCATCTGCGTTAGCCGGACCGTCGCCAAGTCGAAACTCAGCCAGAACCGTGACCCGCGCGATCATCGCGGCGCTGCCGACGGCTTGCGGGCCGCCGGGAACGCTGATTTGGCAGATAAAATGGTGCAACCGGATCCCAAATCCGC
- a CDS encoding LysR family transcriptional regulator has protein sequence MQGLNHRQLQAFRAVIISGSMTGAGRILNVSQPAVSRLIQDFEAELKLTLFHRHGSRVTATEEAIKLYRDVERYFSNVQRIRESAAHLRSSEGGQLRIAAMPTLSSGALPEAIRRFKISHPDVDFFVHSDTSMHIVDSLNRDEFDLGFGRVPPERTDIRHLEMPQSEAVCLIPLRHPLAKNCIISVRDLNGEPFVALGTSSLLRLQVESVMQLAGIRVGPTVQTLYSNTVASYVALGLGLAVIDMFSVLGADRSQFVIRPFTPTIHFDFAAIYPRGTSSTLAIAFAQTMREVVSDEISDMAQLMQKEMVAGGHMGKNSQHRL, from the coding sequence ATGCAGGGATTGAACCATCGTCAGCTACAGGCATTTCGCGCCGTTATCATCAGCGGAAGCATGACAGGTGCGGGAAGAATTCTGAACGTATCCCAACCTGCGGTAAGTCGTTTGATTCAAGACTTTGAAGCCGAATTGAAACTGACGCTGTTTCATCGCCATGGTTCCCGCGTTACCGCCACCGAAGAGGCAATAAAGCTTTACAGAGATGTAGAAAGATATTTTTCCAACGTGCAGCGTATTCGCGAATCCGCCGCACATTTGCGGTCAAGCGAAGGTGGGCAGTTGCGAATTGCAGCGATGCCAACCTTATCTTCAGGCGCATTGCCCGAAGCAATCCGCCGATTTAAAATATCCCATCCGGATGTCGATTTCTTTGTGCATTCAGACACGTCCATGCATATCGTTGATTCGCTGAATCGTGATGAATTCGATCTTGGATTTGGCCGTGTGCCCCCTGAAAGAACAGATATTCGTCATTTAGAAATGCCTCAATCAGAGGCAGTTTGCTTAATTCCTTTGCGCCATCCATTGGCAAAAAATTGCATTATCTCTGTTCGCGATCTGAATGGAGAGCCTTTTGTGGCGCTTGGAACAAGCAGTCTGCTTAGATTGCAGGTAGAATCAGTGATGCAGCTTGCAGGTATCCGGGTTGGCCCAACTGTCCAGACCCTCTATTCAAACACGGTTGCCAGCTATGTTGCGCTGGGTTTGGGGCTTGCGGTAATTGATATGTTCTCGGTCTTGGGGGCCGATCGTAGTCAGTTTGTCATAAGACCGTTCACACCCACGATACATTTCGACTTCGCCGCCATATATCCGCGGGGCACGTCCTCTACCTTGGCGATCGCGTTCGCGCAGACGATGCGAGAAGTTGTATCTGACGAGATATCTGACATGGCCCAACTGATGCAAAAAGAGATGGTTGCAGGTGGTCATATGGGCAAGAACAGCCAACATCGCCTTTGA